In a genomic window of Sphingomonas koreensis:
- a CDS encoding DNA alkylation repair protein yields the protein MTDRVEAVLAALEAEGLEKTRTEMGPRYGIVTADRVFGVPMARIQAIAKPLGKDHDLAAAMWATRVYEGRMIAFLIDDPAMVTHAQMDAWRAQFDNWAVTDTACFKLFDKVEGAAALVEPWTQLNDEMGRRAGFALLACLALHRRPADYLHGLTLIEGAAEDDRNFVKKGANWALRAIGGKKDPALRAAARALATKLAVSTDRTARWNGKDALRAFAKADAKNAAAS from the coding sequence ATGACGGACCGGGTCGAAGCGGTGCTGGCGGCGCTGGAAGCCGAGGGGCTGGAAAAGACCCGCACCGAGATGGGACCGCGCTACGGGATCGTCACCGCCGACCGCGTGTTCGGAGTGCCGATGGCGCGAATCCAGGCGATCGCCAAACCGCTGGGCAAGGACCATGATCTGGCCGCGGCGATGTGGGCCACGCGGGTCTATGAGGGGCGGATGATCGCCTTCCTGATCGACGATCCGGCGATGGTGACTCACGCGCAGATGGATGCGTGGCGCGCGCAGTTCGATAATTGGGCGGTGACCGATACCGCCTGTTTCAAGCTGTTCGACAAGGTCGAGGGCGCAGCGGCGCTGGTCGAGCCCTGGACTCAGCTCAACGACGAGATGGGGCGGCGCGCGGGGTTTGCGCTGCTCGCCTGCCTAGCGTTGCATCGCCGGCCGGCGGATTATCTGCATGGCCTCACGCTCATCGAAGGCGCGGCCGAGGACGATCGCAATTTCGTGAAGAAGGGCGCCAATTGGGCGTTGCGCGCGATCGGCGGCAAGAAGGATCCGGCGCTGCGCGCGGCGGCCCGCGCACTGGCGACGAAGCTCGCGGTATCGACCGACCGGACCGCGCGCTGGAACGGCAAGGACGCGTTGCGTGCCTTCGCCAAGGCCGACGCGAAGAACGCGGCAGCGAGCTGA
- a CDS encoding GAF domain-containing protein: protein MYSFDIAAGSKAELYRDLLAALDALTAGEDDAIANMANAASLIWQYLPDLNWAGFYRNVGDELVLGPFQGKAACIRIPFGKGVCGAAAASGETQLIEDVHAFPGHIACDAASNAELVVPISHQGRLIGVLDLDSPSRGRFDAEDAAGCEALAALLAPRIAG from the coding sequence ATGTACAGTTTCGACATCGCGGCCGGATCGAAGGCCGAGCTTTACCGCGACCTGCTGGCCGCGCTCGACGCGCTGACTGCGGGGGAGGACGATGCGATCGCAAATATGGCGAATGCGGCGTCGCTGATCTGGCAATATCTGCCCGACCTCAACTGGGCCGGCTTCTACCGCAATGTCGGCGATGAGCTGGTGCTCGGACCATTCCAGGGCAAGGCGGCGTGCATCCGCATCCCGTTCGGCAAGGGCGTGTGCGGCGCCGCGGCGGCGAGCGGCGAGACCCAGTTGATCGAGGACGTCCACGCCTTTCCCGGCCACATCGCCTGCGACGCGGCAAGCAACGCCGAACTGGTCGTGCCGATTTCGCACCAGGGCCGGCTGATCGGCGTTCTTGATCTCGACAGCCCGTCACGTGGCCGGTTCGACGCCGAAGACGCCGCGGGATGCGAGGCGCTGGCGGCGCTGCTGGCGCCGCGGATCGCGGGTTAA
- a CDS encoding RcnB family protein gives MRTATLIVAAVSGLALAAPAEAQQTRGANYPAPAAMVPAAPVAVVPATAAPAAHAPQRPNWRPGTPRPGGWQPARPPQGGWKPGHPRPGSWTPGTPRPGNWQPARPGRWGKRIDGRWYAGWRAPGGWGAYRRPVRGWTLPSYWIGGGFWINDWSSWGLSRPAAGYDWVRYYDDAVLIDRRGKVWDSVSGLDWDRDGHGYDYDDDDGYYADRDRDDRERGADYDAPGYDERDYDRDARHGDRYAYRGEHGYRGYARRPMVCVANCYGGYYSAPASTTVVIQSAPVVTTTTTVTEEYVTYGARKVVRRAPTKKLYRAPVKSKNCYCR, from the coding sequence ATGCGTACCGCCACCCTGATCGTCGCAGCCGTCAGCGGCCTGGCGCTCGCCGCGCCCGCGGAGGCGCAGCAGACCCGGGGTGCCAACTATCCCGCGCCCGCCGCAATGGTGCCGGCCGCGCCGGTAGCGGTGGTGCCCGCAACAGCGGCGCCGGCGGCCCACGCACCACAACGCCCCAACTGGCGGCCGGGAACGCCGCGGCCGGGTGGCTGGCAACCGGCGCGGCCGCCCCAGGGCGGGTGGAAACCGGGCCATCCGCGCCCCGGTAGCTGGACTCCGGGCACGCCGCGGCCGGGCAATTGGCAGCCGGCGCGCCCCGGGCGCTGGGGGAAGCGGATCGACGGGCGCTGGTACGCCGGGTGGCGCGCGCCGGGCGGGTGGGGTGCCTATCGCCGGCCGGTCCGCGGCTGGACGCTGCCCAGCTACTGGATCGGCGGGGGTTTCTGGATCAACGACTGGTCGAGCTGGGGGCTCAGCCGCCCGGCGGCGGGCTATGACTGGGTCCGCTATTATGACGATGCGGTGCTGATCGACCGCCGCGGCAAGGTGTGGGATTCGGTGAGCGGCCTCGACTGGGACCGCGACGGTCATGGCTATGACTATGACGACGATGACGGCTACTATGCCGATCGCGACCGCGATGACCGCGAACGTGGCGCCGATTACGATGCGCCCGGCTATGACGAACGCGATTATGATCGCGATGCGCGCCACGGCGACCGGTACGCGTATCGCGGAGAACATGGCTATCGCGGCTATGCGCGGCGGCCGATGGTATGCGTCGCGAACTGCTATGGCGGATACTATTCCGCACCGGCATCGACGACGGTGGTGATCCAGTCGGCCCCGGTCGTGACCACCACGACGACCGTGACCGAGGAATATGTGACCTATGGCGCGCGCAAGGTCGTGCGCCGCGCTCCGACCAAGAAACTCTATCGCGCGCCGGTGAAAAGCAAGAACTGCTATTGCCGTTGA
- a CDS encoding M20/M25/M40 family metallo-hydrolase, protein MRTLPFLALLLAAPAAAQESPSPERLKADVEKLVSFGTRHTLSSATDPVRGIGAARKWAADELNRIGEACQCIEVANIARTFTGPRAPNGVEVVNVLGFQAGEDPKRVVIVQGHIDSRVSDPLNFTADAPGANDDASGVALVIEAARILSKQKHRATIIYAALSGEEQGLWGGTLLAETAKERGWTVIAVLNNDIVGGTMGQNGVRVADRVRVFSEGIRASETIEEQLRRRGDGGEDDGPSRALAKAIDKVADGLRKDSPDALDAFIVRRPDRFGRGGDHEPFLRLGYPAVRFSVGAEHYDQQHQDLRTENGRVYGDTVDKMDFPYLAKVTALNVATIRRLANAPDAPSSVVLDGALSHDIKVKWSPVAGAKGYRVYWRRNDMQDWTDVRGVAGLTETVLKDVPVDDHFVGVASVAADGSESIVTFGTRPPR, encoded by the coding sequence ATGCGAACCCTCCCCTTCCTCGCGCTGCTCCTCGCAGCCCCCGCCGCCGCACAGGAGTCTCCCAGCCCCGAACGTCTGAAAGCGGACGTCGAGAAGCTGGTGAGCTTCGGCACGCGCCACACCCTTTCCTCCGCCACCGATCCCGTCCGCGGCATCGGCGCCGCGCGCAAATGGGCAGCGGACGAGCTCAACCGCATCGGCGAAGCCTGCCAGTGCATCGAAGTCGCCAACATCGCCCGCACCTTCACCGGCCCGCGCGCACCCAATGGGGTCGAGGTGGTCAACGTCCTCGGCTTCCAGGCCGGCGAGGACCCCAAGCGTGTGGTGATCGTGCAGGGGCATATCGACAGCCGTGTGTCGGATCCGCTCAACTTCACCGCCGACGCCCCCGGCGCCAATGACGACGCATCGGGCGTCGCCCTGGTGATCGAGGCGGCGCGCATCCTCTCCAAGCAGAAGCACCGCGCGACGATCATCTACGCCGCGCTGTCGGGCGAGGAACAGGGGCTGTGGGGCGGCACGCTGCTGGCCGAAACCGCGAAGGAGCGCGGCTGGACCGTGATCGCCGTGCTCAACAACGACATTGTCGGCGGGACGATGGGCCAGAACGGTGTCCGCGTCGCCGACCGGGTTCGTGTCTTCTCTGAAGGTATCCGCGCGTCGGAGACGATCGAGGAGCAGCTGCGCCGCCGCGGCGATGGCGGCGAGGATGACGGCCCGAGCCGTGCGCTCGCCAAGGCGATCGACAAGGTCGCCGATGGGCTGAGGAAGGACTCGCCCGACGCGCTCGACGCCTTCATCGTCCGCCGTCCCGATCGGTTCGGACGCGGCGGCGATCACGAGCCCTTCCTGCGGCTCGGCTATCCCGCCGTCCGCTTCTCGGTCGGCGCCGAGCATTACGACCAGCAGCATCAGGATCTGCGTACCGAGAATGGCCGCGTCTATGGCGACACGGTCGACAAGATGGACTTCCCCTATCTGGCGAAGGTCACCGCGCTCAACGTCGCGACGATCCGCCGCCTCGCCAACGCGCCCGACGCGCCATCATCCGTGGTGCTCGACGGGGCGCTCTCGCACGACATCAAGGTGAAGTGGAGCCCGGTCGCGGGCGCAAAGGGCTATCGCGTCTACTGGCGCCGCAACGACATGCAGGACTGGACCGATGTGCGCGGCGTGGCGGGCCTGACCGAAACCGTGCTCAAGGACGTCCCGGTCGATGATCACTTCGTCGGCGTAGCGTCCGTCGCCGCGGATGGCAGCGAGAGCATCGTCACCTTCGGAACGCGCCCGCCGCGTTGA
- a CDS encoding universal stress protein — MRTYLVVIDESPEAQIALRFAARRAVKTGGGVEILSLIPKPDFVQWGGVMATIEEEARQRAEALVAGAAGTLIQESGLKPTITVREGDGPKIIRELMDANPEIAALVLGVAVGGKPGALVSHFTGSDMAALPVPLMLIPGSLDRDAIDRLS, encoded by the coding sequence ATGCGTACCTATCTTGTGGTGATCGATGAAAGCCCTGAAGCGCAGATTGCCCTGCGGTTCGCCGCGCGCCGCGCGGTCAAGACCGGCGGCGGAGTCGAGATTCTCTCCCTGATTCCCAAACCCGATTTCGTCCAGTGGGGCGGCGTGATGGCGACGATCGAGGAAGAGGCCCGTCAGCGCGCCGAAGCACTGGTTGCGGGCGCGGCCGGAACCCTGATCCAGGAATCGGGGCTGAAGCCCACCATCACCGTCCGCGAAGGCGACGGGCCAAAGATCATCCGCGAGTTGATGGACGCCAACCCCGAAATCGCCGCGCTCGTGCTCGGCGTGGCGGTGGGCGGCAAGCCGGGGGCGCTGGTCAGCCATTTTACCGGCAGCGACATGGCCGCCCTTCCCGTCCCGCTGATGCTGATCCCCGGCAGCCTCGACCGCGATGCGATCGACCGGCTAAGCTGA
- a CDS encoding pyruvate dehydrogenase complex dihydrolipoamide acetyltransferase — MSIDIKMPALSPTMEEGTLAKWLVKEGDTVKAGDLMAEIETDKATMEFEAVDEGVIAKILIAEGTDGVKVGTVIAVLAGEGEDVSAAAAAPKAEAPKAAEAPKEEAKAAPAAAPAPVAAPAAASGDRVKASPLARRIAAEKGVELGSVSGSGPNGRIVKADVEGAKPGAAPAAAAPAAPAAAPAAAAPAAPASVWYDESIPHEEEKLSNIRKTIARRLTEAKQTIPHIYLTVDVQLDALLKLRGQLNKSLEARGVKLSVNDMLIKALAVALAQVPKCNVTYAGDKLVKYSRSDISVAVSTPTGLITPIIRDAANIGLASISTQMKELGQRAKEGKLQPHEYQGGTASISNMGMFGIKQFDAVINPPQAMILAVGAGEKRPYIVDDALGVATVMSATGSFDHRAVDGADGAELMKVFKALVESPMGLLA, encoded by the coding sequence ATGTCGATCGACATCAAGATGCCGGCCCTTTCCCCGACGATGGAGGAGGGCACTCTCGCCAAATGGCTGGTGAAGGAGGGCGATACCGTCAAGGCCGGCGATCTGATGGCCGAGATCGAGACCGACAAGGCGACGATGGAGTTCGAAGCGGTCGATGAGGGCGTGATCGCCAAGATCCTGATCGCCGAGGGCACCGATGGCGTGAAGGTCGGCACCGTGATCGCGGTGCTGGCGGGTGAGGGCGAGGACGTCTCCGCGGCAGCCGCTGCACCCAAGGCCGAGGCGCCCAAAGCCGCCGAAGCGCCGAAGGAAGAAGCGAAGGCTGCTCCTGCCGCTGCGCCGGCTCCCGTGGCTGCTCCTGCGGCGGCGAGCGGTGACCGCGTTAAGGCCAGTCCGCTGGCGCGCCGTATCGCGGCTGAGAAGGGTGTCGAGCTGGGCAGCGTGAGCGGTTCGGGCCCGAATGGCCGCATCGTCAAGGCGGACGTCGAGGGCGCCAAGCCCGGCGCCGCGCCCGCTGCTGCTGCACCGGCGGCTCCTGCGGCGGCGCCCGCTGCTGCGGCTCCGGCAGCGCCTGCCTCGGTCTGGTATGACGAGAGCATCCCGCACGAGGAAGAAAAGCTCAGCAACATCCGCAAGACGATCGCGCGCCGCCTGACCGAGGCGAAGCAGACGATCCCGCATATCTACCTGACCGTCGACGTCCAGCTCGACGCGCTGCTGAAACTGCGCGGCCAGCTCAACAAGAGCCTGGAAGCCCGCGGCGTGAAGCTGTCGGTGAACGACATGCTGATCAAGGCGCTGGCCGTCGCGCTGGCGCAGGTGCCCAAGTGCAACGTCACTTATGCGGGCGACAAGCTGGTCAAGTACAGCCGCTCGGACATCTCGGTCGCGGTTTCCACGCCGACCGGCCTGATCACCCCGATCATCCGCGATGCCGCGAATATCGGTCTGGCGTCGATCTCGACCCAGATGAAGGAGCTTGGCCAGCGCGCCAAGGAAGGCAAGCTGCAGCCGCACGAATATCAGGGCGGCACCGCCAGCATCTCCAACATGGGCATGTTCGGGATCAAGCAGTTCGATGCGGTGATCAATCCGCCCCAGGCGATGATCCTGGCGGTCGGCGCGGGCGAGAAGCGCCCGTACATCGTCGACGACGCGCTGGGCGTCGCGACCGTCATGTCGGCGACCGGCAGCTTCGATCACCGCGCGGTGGACGGAGCCGATGGCGCAGAGCTGATGAAGGTGTTCAAGGCGCTCGTCGAGTCGCCGATGGGCCTGCTGGCCTGA
- a CDS encoding acyl-CoA thioesterase, which translates to MQVMPDRSPPAFEPTIRVTTMPADANAYGDIFGGWLIGQMDMAAGLVAARRAKGRAVTVAMDAMQFHAPVFVGDEVSVYAALTKVGRSSMKIDVEAWRRGRHGEERELVTQANFTFVAVGEDRKPRPVDG; encoded by the coding sequence ATGCAAGTGATGCCTGACCGGTCGCCGCCGGCTTTCGAGCCGACGATCCGCGTGACGACGATGCCCGCCGACGCCAATGCCTATGGCGATATCTTCGGCGGCTGGCTGATCGGGCAGATGGACATGGCCGCCGGCCTCGTCGCCGCGCGCCGCGCCAAGGGCCGGGCCGTCACGGTGGCGATGGACGCGATGCAGTTCCACGCACCGGTCTTCGTCGGCGACGAGGTGTCGGTTTATGCCGCGCTCACCAAGGTTGGCCGCAGTTCGATGAAGATCGACGTCGAAGCCTGGCGCCGCGGCCGCCACGGCGAGGAGCGCGAGCTGGTGACGCAGGCCAATTTTACCTTCGTTGCGGTGGGCGAGGATCGCAAGCCGCGCCCGGTGGACGGCTGA
- the lpdA gene encoding dihydrolipoyl dehydrogenase, with amino-acid sequence MAESYDVIVLGSGPGGYVAAIRASQLGLKTAIVERELLGGICLNWGCIPTKALLRSAEIFHFMQHAKDYGLAAEKITADLEAVVKRSRGVAKQLNQGVTHLMKKNKVAVHFGTGKLTGKGKLSVTAEDGKVTELTAKNIILATGARARDLPNLPADGNKVWTYRHAMTPKEMPKKLLVIGSGAIGIEFASFYNDMGSEVTVVEMLDRIVPVEDADISAHLEKALKKQGMTIMTGAKVDKIAADATGVKATITGKDGKAVDGQFSHVIVAIGIVPNTADIGLKELGVDVDDRGFLRTGPDCKTNIDGLYAIGDITAPPWLAHKASHEGVIAAEAIAGKHPHAMDPRNIPGCTYCHPQIASVGLTEAKAKEAGYEVKVGNFPFIGNGKAIALGEPEGFVKTVFDAKTGELLGAHMIGAEVTEMIQGYTIGKTLETTEAELMETVFPHPTISETMHEAVLAAYGRQLHM; translated from the coding sequence ATGGCTGAATCCTATGACGTGATCGTGCTCGGTTCCGGACCCGGCGGCTATGTCGCCGCGATCCGGGCGAGCCAGCTCGGCCTCAAGACCGCGATCGTCGAACGCGAGCTTCTGGGCGGGATCTGTCTGAACTGGGGCTGCATCCCGACCAAGGCGCTGCTGCGCTCGGCCGAGATCTTCCACTTCATGCAGCACGCCAAGGATTACGGCCTTGCCGCCGAGAAGATCACCGCCGACCTCGAGGCCGTGGTCAAGCGCTCGCGCGGGGTCGCCAAGCAGCTCAATCAGGGCGTCACGCACCTGATGAAGAAGAACAAGGTCGCGGTGCATTTCGGCACTGGCAAGCTGACCGGCAAGGGCAAGCTCAGCGTCACGGCCGAGGACGGCAAGGTGACGGAACTGACCGCCAAGAACATCATCCTCGCCACCGGCGCGCGCGCCCGCGACCTGCCGAACCTGCCCGCCGACGGCAACAAGGTGTGGACCTATCGCCACGCGATGACGCCGAAGGAGATGCCCAAGAAGCTGCTGGTCATCGGATCGGGCGCGATCGGGATCGAGTTCGCCAGCTTCTACAACGACATGGGTTCCGAGGTGACGGTGGTCGAGATGCTCGACCGCATCGTTCCCGTCGAGGATGCCGACATCTCCGCGCACCTGGAAAAGGCGCTCAAGAAGCAGGGTATGACGATCATGACCGGCGCCAAGGTCGACAAGATCGCCGCCGATGCGACCGGCGTGAAAGCGACCATCACCGGGAAGGACGGCAAGGCGGTGGACGGGCAATTCAGCCATGTCATCGTCGCGATCGGCATCGTGCCGAATACCGCCGACATCGGCCTCAAGGAGCTGGGCGTCGATGTCGACGACCGTGGGTTCCTCAGGACCGGGCCGGACTGCAAGACCAACATCGACGGCCTCTACGCGATCGGCGACATCACCGCGCCACCCTGGCTGGCACACAAGGCGAGCCATGAGGGCGTGATCGCCGCCGAGGCGATCGCGGGCAAGCACCCGCACGCGATGGACCCGCGCAACATTCCGGGCTGCACCTATTGCCACCCGCAGATCGCGTCGGTCGGCCTGACCGAAGCGAAGGCGAAGGAAGCCGGTTACGAGGTCAAGGTCGGCAACTTCCCCTTCATCGGCAACGGCAAGGCGATTGCGCTGGGCGAGCCGGAAGGTTTTGTGAAGACGGTGTTCGACGCCAAGACCGGCGAGCTGCTGGGCGCACACATGATCGGCGCGGAAGTGACCGAGATGATCCAGGGCTACACCATCGGCAAGACGCTGGAGACCACCGAGGCGGAGCTGATGGAAACGGTGTTCCCGCACCCGACGATCAGCGAGACGATGCACGAGGCGGTGCTGGCCGCTTATGGGCGCCAGCTACACATGTGA
- a CDS encoding GFA family protein, with amino-acid sequence MSASAFSTTLTLPADALEILEGEPVIGGLHGDEARHHHCDWCKSWLFTRLPPEYGAVNVRATMLDDASGFVPFIETYTSEKLPWAQTGAAHSFERFPEPSDYPRLMQAFAEAR; translated from the coding sequence ATGAGCGCAAGCGCCTTCTCCACCACCCTCACCTTGCCCGCCGACGCGCTCGAGATCCTCGAAGGTGAACCGGTGATCGGCGGCCTGCATGGCGACGAAGCGCGCCACCATCATTGCGACTGGTGCAAGAGCTGGCTCTTCACCCGCCTGCCGCCCGAATACGGCGCGGTGAACGTGCGCGCGACCATGCTCGACGATGCGAGCGGCTTCGTGCCGTTCATCGAGACCTATACCAGCGAGAAGTTGCCCTGGGCGCAGACCGGCGCAGCGCACAGCTTCGAACGCTTCCCCGAACCGTCCGATTATCCGCGGCTGATGCAGGCGTTCGCGGAAGCGCGCTGA
- a CDS encoding DUF3140 domain-containing protein produces MAKRDDHDQVWRNFREAVNMTAGEIEAWLETDESRKVGFTRPGESESVGRASGRRIVAILRRKKAELDGGDYAHMRKVVGFVRRHRGQGPHDEFRIPTSRWRYSLMNWGHDPLK; encoded by the coding sequence ATGGCGAAGCGGGACGATCACGATCAGGTGTGGCGGAATTTTCGCGAGGCGGTGAACATGACCGCGGGCGAGATCGAGGCGTGGCTGGAGACCGATGAGAGCCGCAAGGTCGGCTTCACACGGCCGGGGGAGAGCGAGAGCGTCGGGCGCGCTTCGGGCCGGCGGATCGTGGCGATCCTGCGCAGGAAGAAGGCCGAACTCGACGGCGGGGACTATGCGCATATGCGCAAGGTGGTCGGTTTCGTGCGGCGCCATCGCGGACAGGGGCCGCATGACGAATTTCGAATCCCGACCTCGCGCTGGCGCTATTCGCTGATGAACTGGGGGCACGATCCGCTGAAATAG
- a CDS encoding metal-dependent hydrolase family protein, with protein sequence MKRQMIVAAVAVLAATPAAAETVVVTADRMVDVVAGTVVEHPAVFIEDGRIKSIADARTVRWGSDVRHIDLSGKTILPGLIDMHVHLDANPLYGGYTGLQFTDSFWAIQGVANARAMLKAGFTTIRNVGSENYADVGYKQAIEEGLIEGPRIVPAAHALGATGGHCDQTYLPPSFKAKGVAVGDGPQELRVKVREQRKYGAEVIKICATGGVFSRNTEPGQQQLSEKEMRAIADEAHQWGLRVAAHAHGAAGIKAAIRAGVDTIEHVSLVDDEGIRLAVARKQPVWFSMDIFNTDYTQAEGKKNGVLEDNLRKDREVAQIQRDNFRKAHAAGVKMVFGTDAGVMPHGTAAGQFRTMVTYGMTPLEAIRAATLNAAEALGRSKDVGAIAVGRYGDIVAVDGDPLKDVGVLTAVKAVIKGGKLVSGD encoded by the coding sequence ATGAAGCGCCAGATGATCGTTGCGGCCGTAGCCGTGCTTGCCGCCACGCCTGCGGCTGCAGAGACCGTCGTCGTCACCGCCGACCGCATGGTCGATGTCGTTGCCGGAACGGTGGTCGAGCATCCTGCGGTCTTCATCGAGGACGGGCGGATCAAGAGCATCGCCGACGCGCGCACGGTGCGCTGGGGCAGCGACGTCCGGCATATCGACCTTTCCGGCAAGACGATCCTGCCCGGGCTGATCGACATGCACGTCCATCTCGACGCCAACCCGCTCTATGGCGGCTATACGGGGCTCCAGTTCACCGACAGCTTCTGGGCGATCCAGGGCGTCGCCAATGCCCGCGCAATGCTGAAGGCCGGCTTCACGACGATCCGCAATGTCGGGTCGGAGAACTATGCCGATGTCGGCTACAAGCAGGCGATCGAGGAGGGACTGATCGAAGGGCCGCGGATCGTGCCGGCGGCGCATGCGCTGGGCGCGACCGGCGGGCATTGCGACCAGACCTATCTGCCCCCCTCGTTCAAGGCGAAGGGTGTGGCGGTGGGCGACGGGCCGCAGGAACTGCGCGTCAAGGTGCGCGAGCAGCGGAAATACGGCGCCGAAGTCATCAAGATCTGCGCCACGGGCGGGGTCTTCTCGCGTAACACCGAGCCGGGACAGCAGCAGCTCTCGGAAAAGGAGATGCGCGCGATCGCCGACGAGGCGCATCAATGGGGTTTGAGGGTCGCCGCGCACGCCCATGGCGCGGCAGGGATCAAGGCAGCGATCCGCGCGGGGGTCGACACGATCGAGCATGTCAGTCTGGTCGATGACGAGGGCATCAGGCTGGCCGTCGCGCGCAAGCAGCCGGTCTGGTTCTCGATGGATATCTTCAACACCGACTATACCCAGGCGGAGGGCAAGAAGAACGGCGTGCTCGAGGACAATCTGCGCAAGGACCGCGAGGTGGCGCAGATCCAGCGCGACAATTTCCGCAAGGCGCATGCGGCCGGGGTGAAGATGGTGTTCGGCACCGACGCCGGGGTGATGCCCCATGGCACGGCCGCCGGGCAGTTCCGCACCATGGTCACTTATGGGATGACCCCGCTGGAAGCGATCCGCGCGGCGACGCTCAACGCGGCCGAGGCGCTGGGACGGAGCAAGGATGTCGGCGCGATTGCGGTGGGTCGCTATGGCGACATCGTCGCAGTGGACGGCGATCCGCTCAAGGATGTCGGGGTGCTCACCGCGGTCAAGGCGGTGATCAAGGGCGGAAAGCTCGTCTCCGGCGACTAA
- a CDS encoding bactofilin family protein, whose amino-acid sequence MFGSKTRDDRPAMPLATGGNGNGRRGMFSVIGADVVIAGNINASAELHVEGRIEGDVDCAALIQGAESHIVGAVTAESARIAGTIEGTVRVRQLTVERSARITGDVEYENITIENGGHIDGRMRRIGATTVTITPLIGSDAPRAPLATTVEAAAG is encoded by the coding sequence ATGTTCGGAAGCAAGACGCGTGATGACCGGCCGGCGATGCCGCTGGCGACCGGAGGCAACGGCAATGGTCGGCGCGGCATGTTTTCCGTGATCGGCGCCGATGTCGTGATCGCCGGGAACATCAACGCCAGCGCCGAATTGCATGTCGAGGGCCGGATCGAGGGCGACGTCGATTGCGCCGCGCTGATCCAGGGGGCCGAGAGCCACATCGTCGGCGCCGTCACCGCAGAAAGCGCCCGGATCGCCGGCACGATCGAAGGCACGGTCCGCGTCCGCCAGCTCACCGTGGAGCGCAGCGCACGCATCACCGGCGATGTCGAGTATGAGAATATCACGATCGAGAATGGCGGCCATATCGACGGCCGGATGCGCCGTATCGGCGCCACCACCGTCACCATTACCCCGCTGATCGGCAGCGACGCGCCCCGCGCGCCGCTCGCGACGACGGTCGAAGCCGCGGCCGGTTAG
- a CDS encoding SAM-dependent methyltransferase, translating to MADRESFRSRLGGLSIPSSPVAVRIAGAAAAVVALGLIALGGRCMSPTMVSCSAETLFSGGPKLDVPYKGTRPAVVARMLEMAEVRAGDHVIDLGTGDGRILIAAARERGARGVGIDLDAVLIGKAQANARSAGVADRVRFETGDLFKADLSAADVVTMYLLPEVNYRLCPRLLTQLKPGARIVSHAFDMGDWKPDATRRAGGAIVHLWHVPPPDKRPAVCRGVVRTAVR from the coding sequence ATGGCGGACCGCGAGAGCTTTCGGAGCAGGCTGGGCGGATTGTCGATCCCTTCGTCGCCCGTAGCCGTCCGGATCGCTGGTGCGGCCGCCGCGGTGGTGGCGCTTGGCCTGATCGCGCTGGGCGGGCGCTGCATGTCGCCGACGATGGTAAGCTGTTCTGCGGAGACGCTGTTCAGCGGAGGGCCGAAGCTCGACGTGCCGTACAAGGGCACCCGGCCCGCCGTGGTTGCGCGGATGCTGGAAATGGCCGAGGTCAGGGCGGGCGATCACGTCATCGACCTGGGTACGGGCGACGGGCGTATCCTGATTGCCGCAGCGCGTGAGCGCGGCGCCCGCGGTGTCGGCATCGATCTCGATGCGGTGCTGATCGGCAAGGCGCAGGCCAATGCCCGGAGTGCCGGGGTCGCGGACCGGGTGCGATTCGAGACAGGTGACCTGTTCAAGGCCGATCTGTCCGCCGCCGACGTGGTGACCATGTACCTGCTGCCCGAAGTGAACTACCGGCTCTGCCCGCGGCTGCTGACGCAGTTGAAGCCCGGCGCGCGGATCGTCAGCCATGCCTTCGACATGGGCGACTGGAAGCCCGATGCGACACGGCGGGCAGGGGGTGCGATCGTGCATTTGTGGCATGTGCCGCCACCGGACAAACGGCCTGCGGTGTGCCGGGGCGTGGTGCGGACAGCGGTACGCTGA
- the rpsL gene encoding 30S ribosomal protein S12, with translation MPTINQLVRKGREPQKAKSKVPAMEQNPQKRGVCTRVYTTTPKKPNSALRKVAKVRLTNSREVISYIPGEGHNLQEHSVVLIRGGRVRDLPGVRYHVLRGVLDTQGVKDRKQSRSKYGAKRPK, from the coding sequence ATGCCGACGATCAACCAGCTGGTCCGCAAGGGCCGCGAACCGCAGAAGGCCAAGAGCAAGGTCCCTGCGATGGAGCAGAACCCGCAGAAGCGCGGCGTTTGCACCCGTGTGTACACCACGACCCCGAAGAAGCCGAACTCGGCGCTTCGCAAGGTGGCCAAGGTCCGTCTGACCAACAGCCGCGAAGTCATCTCGTACATCCCCGGCGAGGGCCACAATCTGCAGGAGCACTCGGTGGTCCTGATCCGTGGCGGCCGTGTGCGCGATCTTCCCGGTGTGCGCTATCACGTTCTGCGCGGCGTTCTCGATACCCAGGGTGTCAAGGACCGCAAGCAGAGCCGTTCGAAGTACGGCGCGAAGCGTCCCAAGTAA